A stretch of Aerococcus christensenii DNA encodes these proteins:
- the nadE gene encoding ammonia-dependent NAD(+) synthetase, with protein MRDKQAAIIDELKVHSKIDSQEEIRRSIDFIKSYLKKYSFFKSLVLGISGGQDSTLTGKLCQLAMEELRQETGETAYQFIAVSLPYGKQADMEDVKDALSFIQPDQTFVVNIRPAVDAQMQTLRDQGVEISDFNKGNIKARQRMIVQYALAGQNAGAVVGTDHAAEAVSGFYTKFGDGAADIVPIWRLDKRQGKQLLKALACPEHLYLKVPTADLEDDRPQLADEAALGVTYQAIDDYLEGKEVSEGDTEKIEALYDRSMHKRHLPITVYDNWWKD; from the coding sequence ATGAGAGATAAACAAGCAGCGATTATTGATGAACTCAAGGTTCATTCCAAGATTGATAGTCAAGAAGAAATTCGACGGAGTATAGATTTTATTAAGTCCTATTTGAAAAAATACTCTTTTTTTAAAAGTTTAGTTTTGGGAATTTCGGGTGGGCAAGATTCTACCTTAACCGGTAAGCTTTGCCAGCTCGCTATGGAAGAATTACGTCAAGAAACTGGCGAGACGGCTTATCAATTTATTGCTGTATCTCTTCCTTATGGGAAACAAGCGGATATGGAAGACGTGAAAGACGCCTTATCCTTTATTCAGCCTGATCAAACTTTTGTGGTTAATATTCGCCCAGCTGTGGATGCTCAAATGCAAACGTTACGTGATCAGGGCGTAGAAATTTCTGATTTTAATAAAGGTAACATCAAAGCGCGGCAGAGAATGATTGTTCAGTATGCATTGGCAGGACAAAACGCTGGAGCAGTTGTAGGAACAGATCATGCGGCAGAAGCCGTTAGTGGCTTTTATACTAAGTTTGGAGATGGAGCAGCTGATATTGTGCCGATCTGGCGGTTAGATAAACGGCAAGGGAAGCAATTATTAAAGGCCTTAGCTTGTCCAGAACATTTGTATCTTAAGGTCCCTACTGCGGATTTAGAAGATGATCGCCCACAATTAGCTGATGAAGCGGCTTTGGGAGTGACTTATCAAGCGATTGATGATTACTTAGAAGGAAAAGAAGTCAGTGAAGGCGACACTGAAAAAATTGAAGCGTTATACGATCGCTCGATGCATAAACGGCATTTGCCGATAACTGTTTATGATAATTGGTGGAAAGATTAA
- a CDS encoding helix-turn-helix domain-containing protein: MSKYSYQLKKEVVQAYLEGKGGCAFLAKQYGIKSKSQIRRWINKQEKRKRRKANAQWGRFSRYEYRSD, from the coding sequence ATGTCAAAGTATAGTTATCAATTGAAGAAAGAAGTTGTTCAAGCTTACTTAGAAGGTAAAGGTGGCTGCGCATTCCTTGCTAAACAATATGGAATAAAAAGTAAAAGTCAAATTCGACGATGGATAAACAAACAAGAGAAAAGAAAGAGAAGAAAGGCAAACGCCCAATGGGGCAGATTCAGTAGATACGAGTACAGATCGGATTAA
- the cysS gene encoding cysteine--tRNA ligase, which translates to MLKLYNTLTNQKEVFYPNSDHIVNMYVCGPTVYNYIHIGNARSVVAFDVIRRFLEYCGYQVNFVSNFTDVDDKIIKRANEESLTSQEVADKYILAFYKDIDRLHVKRATANPRVMENMEAIIAFVSDLVDKGYAYESEGDVYYRTRQFSTYGQLSDQSIDDLRTGASERLNDSEQTKKEDSLDFALWKKAKAGEPAWKSPWGMGRPGWHIECSVMATKYLGDQLDIHGGGADLIFPHHENEIAQSEAKTGKKFANYWLHNGFVTMGDKGEKMSKSLGNFVLVHDLLEQEEPQVVRFFLSSAHYRAPLKFSEKNIDEARRNVSRLLNLDHNFKHRLQLAVDHLEDDQSLLDQLNQFDHHFIQAMEDDFNVPNALTVIYEFMKFSNIYLERDHVSQKVLKNYRQQFKTWLEIIGLSFNEEELLDDDIQNLIEERNQARQAKDYAKSDEIRDRLKAQGIILEDTAQGTRWKRNGSFDKNEE; encoded by the coding sequence ATGTTAAAACTTTATAATACATTGACGAATCAAAAGGAAGTCTTTTATCCCAATTCGGATCATATCGTGAATATGTATGTGTGTGGACCAACTGTATATAATTATATTCATATAGGAAACGCTAGGAGTGTGGTAGCTTTTGATGTTATTAGACGTTTTCTCGAATATTGCGGCTATCAAGTGAATTTTGTTTCTAATTTTACAGATGTGGATGATAAAATTATTAAACGAGCGAATGAAGAAAGCTTGACTAGTCAAGAGGTAGCTGATAAATATATTTTAGCTTTTTATAAAGATATTGATCGCCTTCATGTGAAGCGAGCAACTGCTAATCCGAGAGTTATGGAAAATATGGAAGCCATTATTGCTTTTGTGAGTGATTTAGTGGATAAAGGGTATGCTTATGAAAGTGAAGGAGATGTGTATTATCGGACACGCCAATTTTCAACGTATGGGCAACTTAGCGATCAATCTATTGATGATTTAAGGACTGGCGCAAGTGAGCGGTTGAATGATAGTGAGCAGACTAAGAAAGAAGATAGTTTAGATTTTGCCTTATGGAAGAAAGCTAAAGCTGGAGAACCTGCTTGGAAGTCTCCTTGGGGGATGGGGCGCCCGGGATGGCATATTGAATGTTCTGTTATGGCTACTAAGTATTTGGGCGATCAATTAGATATTCATGGTGGGGGAGCAGATCTTATCTTCCCTCATCACGAAAATGAAATTGCTCAATCTGAAGCGAAAACAGGAAAGAAGTTTGCAAATTATTGGCTTCATAACGGCTTTGTAACTATGGGAGATAAAGGCGAAAAAATGAGTAAATCGTTAGGGAATTTTGTTCTAGTTCATGATTTATTAGAACAAGAGGAACCTCAAGTTGTTCGCTTTTTCTTATCCAGTGCGCATTACCGTGCCCCACTTAAATTTAGTGAGAAAAATATCGATGAAGCCCGTCGTAATGTGAGTCGATTATTGAATTTGGACCATAATTTCAAACATCGTTTGCAGTTGGCTGTTGATCATTTAGAAGATGACCAATCTTTGTTGGATCAATTGAACCAATTTGATCACCATTTCATTCAAGCCATGGAAGATGATTTTAATGTTCCGAATGCTTTGACAGTGATTTATGAATTTATGAAGTTCAGTAATATATATCTAGAAAGAGACCATGTTTCTCAGAAGGTTTTGAAGAATTATCGTCAGCAGTTTAAGACATGGTTAGAGATTATAGGCTTGTCATTTAACGAGGAAGAGTTATTGGATGACGACATTCAAAATTTGATTGAAGAACGGAATCAAGCGCGCCAAGCCAAAGACTATGCAAAAAGTGACGAAATTCGTGATCGCCTAAAGGCCCAAGGGATTATCTTAGAAGACACGGCACAAGGAACGCGATGGAAAAGGAATGGAAGTTTTGACAAAAATGAAGAATAA
- a CDS encoding Mini-ribonuclease 3, translated as MKNNQLSGLTLAYLGDAAWEIAVRRYLIESGLRRPNDLHQAATHFVSAYGQAQLAGALIEEGFFTETELTIFKRGRNSQSHSSAKHTDIHTYRVATGFEAVCGYLFLENLERFEELCTKGIDYLKEVHHAKQD; from the coding sequence ATGAAGAATAATCAATTAAGTGGGCTAACACTCGCTTATTTAGGGGATGCCGCTTGGGAAATAGCCGTACGCCGTTATCTAATTGAGTCAGGATTAAGAAGGCCCAATGATCTTCATCAAGCAGCCACCCATTTTGTGAGCGCTTATGGACAAGCACAATTGGCAGGCGCTTTAATTGAAGAAGGATTTTTTACAGAAACAGAATTGACTATCTTTAAGCGCGGAAGAAATAGTCAAAGCCACAGTTCTGCTAAGCATACCGATATTCATACCTATCGTGTAGCTACGGGATTTGAAGCGGTATGCGGCTATCTGTTCTTAGAAAATCTTGAACGATTTGAAGAGCTGTGCACTAAAGGTATTGATTATTTGAAAGAGGTTCATCATGCAAAGCAAGACTAA
- the rlmB gene encoding 23S rRNA (guanosine(2251)-2'-O)-methyltransferase RlmB encodes MQSKTNQTEFVLGFHAAKEVLEAKQVVYQAYLQKGLTSKRMQNFIEQLNRARIPISEQSKKELDHYAMGMNHQGVILEVEPYVYQSVDFILNKAKEKQEDPFLIILNNIEDPHNLGSILRTADASGVHGVIIPKHRSASVTASVLKTSTGAAYHVPIARVTNLTQTIDDLKKKGVWVFGTDMKGQSLWEMDATLPLAIVIGNEGKGLSRRVKQHLDGMLTIPMRGHVQSLNASVAAALMMYEVYHRRSL; translated from the coding sequence ATGCAAAGCAAGACTAATCAAACAGAATTTGTGTTGGGCTTTCACGCTGCTAAAGAAGTGTTAGAAGCTAAGCAAGTTGTTTACCAAGCGTACTTGCAAAAGGGATTAACATCTAAGCGGATGCAGAACTTCATTGAGCAGTTGAATCGAGCGAGAATCCCGATAAGTGAGCAAAGCAAAAAAGAGCTAGATCACTATGCGATGGGGATGAACCACCAAGGTGTTATTCTGGAGGTAGAACCTTATGTTTATCAAAGTGTAGATTTTATCTTAAATAAGGCTAAGGAAAAGCAAGAAGATCCTTTTTTAATCATTTTGAATAATATTGAGGATCCTCATAATTTAGGTTCTATACTTCGGACAGCTGATGCGAGCGGCGTTCATGGTGTTATTATTCCTAAACATCGCTCGGCTTCTGTGACTGCTTCTGTTTTAAAGACTTCCACAGGCGCTGCCTACCATGTCCCTATTGCTCGTGTAACCAATCTTACGCAGACTATCGATGATCTAAAGAAAAAGGGAGTATGGGTGTTTGGAACGGATATGAAGGGACAGTCTTTATGGGAAATGGATGCTACTTTGCCATTAGCGATTGTGATAGGAAATGAAGGGAAAGGCCTTTCTCGGCGAGTGAAGCAGCATTTGGATGGCATGTTGACGATTCCTATGCGGGGACATGTTCAAAGTTTAAATGCCAGTGTGGCTGCTGCTTTAATGATGTATGAAGTTTACCATAGGCGCTCCCTTTAG
- a CDS encoding NYN domain-containing protein produces the protein MKEVLLVDGYNMIGAWPDLSQLKESNQMEEARDRLLQRLSNYSAYQGLITWVIFDAMFVPGLSKSYQKYRLKVVFTAEGQTADSYIEAMIDKHTDLLTQVTVATSDLAEQRLVFQKGAVRKSAMELLGDVEKTEKLIRYGEKTFDRGTQVSYQRHNPWNYHQIQALRCLLHDLEKH, from the coding sequence ATGAAAGAGGTATTACTAGTAGATGGCTACAATATGATTGGCGCTTGGCCGGACCTCTCGCAATTAAAAGAAAGTAATCAAATGGAAGAAGCGAGAGATCGCCTCTTACAAAGATTATCTAATTATTCAGCTTATCAAGGATTAATTACTTGGGTGATTTTTGATGCGATGTTTGTTCCTGGACTATCTAAATCTTATCAAAAGTATCGTTTGAAAGTTGTTTTTACAGCGGAGGGACAGACAGCAGATTCTTATATTGAAGCTATGATTGATAAGCATACAGATCTACTAACTCAAGTAACCGTTGCGACAAGTGATTTAGCTGAACAGCGCTTAGTTTTTCAAAAAGGAGCTGTTCGTAAATCTGCGATGGAGTTACTTGGAGATGTTGAAAAAACAGAAAAACTTATTCGTTACGGGGAAAAAACGTTTGATAGGGGAACACAAGTATCCTATCAGAGACATAATCCGTGGAATTATCATCAAATTCAGGCGCTGAGATGTTTGTTGCATGATTTAGAAAAACATTAA
- the rpmG gene encoding 50S ribosomal protein L33, whose protein sequence is MASKKMILACSQCGSRNYTVKTNNTQRTERLEVKKYCRFCNAHTLHKETK, encoded by the coding sequence ATGGCATCAAAGAAAATGATTTTAGCTTGTTCGCAGTGCGGATCACGAAATTATACGGTCAAAACGAATAATACGCAGCGAACAGAACGTTTGGAAGTAAAAAAGTATTGTCGATTTTGTAATGCACACACCTTGCATAAAGAAACCAAATAA
- the secE gene encoding preprotein translocase subunit SecE, whose product MIKAFKELKKVTWPTASELRRDSVVVIFTIIITAIFLGVTDELVNLAFNWFIRL is encoded by the coding sequence ATGATTAAAGCATTTAAAGAATTAAAAAAAGTTACTTGGCCGACAGCGAGTGAATTAAGAAGAGATTCTGTGGTTGTTATTTTTACGATTATTATTACTGCTATTTTTCTAGGGGTAACAGATGAATTAGTAAATCTCGCTTTCAACTGGTTTATTCGTCTATAA